One segment of Macaca fascicularis isolate 582-1 chromosome 2, T2T-MFA8v1.1 DNA contains the following:
- the CISH gene encoding cytokine-inducible SH2-containing protein isoform X3, whose amino-acid sequence MYLEYTSHCPHHDDTAMDTPLPRPRPLLAVERTGQRPLWAQSLELLETVMQPLPAGAFLEEVAEGTPAQIESEPKVLDPEEDLLCIAKTFSYLRESGWYWGSITASEARQHLQKMPEGTFLVRDSTHPSYLFTLSVKTARGPTNVRIEYADSSFRLDSNCLSRPRILAFPDVVSLVQHYVASCAADTRSDSPDPAPTPALPMPKEDAPNDPALPAPPPATAVHLKLVQPFVRRSSARSLQHLCRLVINRLVTDVDCLPLPRRMADYLRQYPFQL is encoded by the exons ATGTACCTAGAATACACCAGCCACTGTCCCCACCATGATGACACAGCCATGGACACACCCCTGCCCAG ACCTCGTCCTTTGCTGGCTGTGGAGCGGACTGGGCAGCGGCCCCTGTGGGCCCAGTCCCTAGAACTGCTCGAGACAGTCATGCAGCCCTTGCCTGCTGgggccttcctggaggaggtggcagaggGGACCCCAGCCCAGATAGAGAGTGAGCCAAAGGTGTTGGACCCCGAGGAGGATCTGCTGTGCATAGCCAAGACCTTCTCCTACCTTCGGGAATCTG GCTGGTATTGGGGTTCCATTACGGCCAGCGAGGCCCGGCAACACCTGCAGAAGATGCCAGAGGGCACGTTCCTAGTACGTGACAGCACCCACCCCAGCTACCTGTTCACACTGTCAGTGAAAACTGCTCGTGGCCCCACCAATGTGCGCATTGAGTATGCTGACTCCAGCTTCCGTCTGGACTCCAACTGCTTGTCCAGGCCACGCATCCTGGCCTTTCCGGATGTGGTCAGCCTTGTGCAGCACTATGTGGCCTCCTGCGCTGCTGACACCCGAAGCGACAGCCCCGATCCTGCTCCCACCCCGGCCCTGCCTATGCCTAAGGAAGATGCGCCTAATGATCCAGCACTGCCTGCTCCTCCACCAGCCACTGCTGTACACCTAAAATTGGTGCAGCCCTTTGTACGCAGAAGCAGTGCCCGCAGCCTGCAACACCTGTGCCGCCTTGTCATCAACCGTCTGGTGACCGACGTGGACTGCCTGCCACTGCCCCGGCGCATGGCCGACTACCTCCGACAGTACCCCTTCCAGCTCTGA
- the CISH gene encoding cytokine-inducible SH2-containing protein isoform X1, which produces MVLCVQGPRPLLAVERTGQRPLWAQSLELLETVMQPLPAGAFLEEVAEGTPAQIESEPKVLDPEEDLLCIAKTFSYLRESGWYWGSITASEARQHLQKMPEGTFLVRDSTHPSYLFTLSVKTARGPTNVRIEYADSSFRLDSNCLSRPRILAFPDVVSLVQHYVASCAADTRSDSPDPAPTPALPMPKEDAPNDPALPAPPPATAVHLKLVQPFVRRSSARSLQHLCRLVINRLVTDVDCLPLPRRMADYLRQYPFQL; this is translated from the exons ATGGTCCTCTGCGTTCAGGG ACCTCGTCCTTTGCTGGCTGTGGAGCGGACTGGGCAGCGGCCCCTGTGGGCCCAGTCCCTAGAACTGCTCGAGACAGTCATGCAGCCCTTGCCTGCTGgggccttcctggaggaggtggcagaggGGACCCCAGCCCAGATAGAGAGTGAGCCAAAGGTGTTGGACCCCGAGGAGGATCTGCTGTGCATAGCCAAGACCTTCTCCTACCTTCGGGAATCTG GCTGGTATTGGGGTTCCATTACGGCCAGCGAGGCCCGGCAACACCTGCAGAAGATGCCAGAGGGCACGTTCCTAGTACGTGACAGCACCCACCCCAGCTACCTGTTCACACTGTCAGTGAAAACTGCTCGTGGCCCCACCAATGTGCGCATTGAGTATGCTGACTCCAGCTTCCGTCTGGACTCCAACTGCTTGTCCAGGCCACGCATCCTGGCCTTTCCGGATGTGGTCAGCCTTGTGCAGCACTATGTGGCCTCCTGCGCTGCTGACACCCGAAGCGACAGCCCCGATCCTGCTCCCACCCCGGCCCTGCCTATGCCTAAGGAAGATGCGCCTAATGATCCAGCACTGCCTGCTCCTCCACCAGCCACTGCTGTACACCTAAAATTGGTGCAGCCCTTTGTACGCAGAAGCAGTGCCCGCAGCCTGCAACACCTGTGCCGCCTTGTCATCAACCGTCTGGTGACCGACGTGGACTGCCTGCCACTGCCCCGGCGCATGGCCGACTACCTCCGACAGTACCCCTTCCAGCTCTGA
- the CISH gene encoding cytokine-inducible SH2-containing protein isoform X2, whose translation MQPLPAGAFLEEVAEGTPAQIESEPKVLDPEEDLLCIAKTFSYLRESGWYWGSITASEARQHLQKMPEGTFLVRDSTHPSYLFTLSVKTARGPTNVRIEYADSSFRLDSNCLSRPRILAFPDVVSLVQHYVASCAADTRSDSPDPAPTPALPMPKEDAPNDPALPAPPPATAVHLKLVQPFVRRSSARSLQHLCRLVINRLVTDVDCLPLPRRMADYLRQYPFQL comes from the exons ATGCAGCCCTTGCCTGCTGgggccttcctggaggaggtggcagaggGGACCCCAGCCCAGATAGAGAGTGAGCCAAAGGTGTTGGACCCCGAGGAGGATCTGCTGTGCATAGCCAAGACCTTCTCCTACCTTCGGGAATCTG GCTGGTATTGGGGTTCCATTACGGCCAGCGAGGCCCGGCAACACCTGCAGAAGATGCCAGAGGGCACGTTCCTAGTACGTGACAGCACCCACCCCAGCTACCTGTTCACACTGTCAGTGAAAACTGCTCGTGGCCCCACCAATGTGCGCATTGAGTATGCTGACTCCAGCTTCCGTCTGGACTCCAACTGCTTGTCCAGGCCACGCATCCTGGCCTTTCCGGATGTGGTCAGCCTTGTGCAGCACTATGTGGCCTCCTGCGCTGCTGACACCCGAAGCGACAGCCCCGATCCTGCTCCCACCCCGGCCCTGCCTATGCCTAAGGAAGATGCGCCTAATGATCCAGCACTGCCTGCTCCTCCACCAGCCACTGCTGTACACCTAAAATTGGTGCAGCCCTTTGTACGCAGAAGCAGTGCCCGCAGCCTGCAACACCTGTGCCGCCTTGTCATCAACCGTCTGGTGACCGACGTGGACTGCCTGCCACTGCCCCGGCGCATGGCCGACTACCTCCGACAGTACCCCTTCCAGCTCTGA